CTATCACCGTGtggaggggttattaaggccgcCACAACTGTTTACTGACCAACAAGCCTGTACACTACACCCCTCAACACTACACTAAAGGAAACTCACTGTATAAACACCTAGAAATGGTCTACACATCCCTGTTGTTTGTGgtttaagatttagctactcagaatgaagtgtccatgtagcacgggatatggcgagcccgtaatggCACATCCCACCCGTCACTGAGTAGAGCTAACGAGGTAATGAGGTGACTGGCGGGGAAcgtgtcctcgactcaagtccattacatccagcggtcgaccccacagacgcattcataaattttaacatgttgttcattcaaaacggaaattttctcaaatataaattaatgttataatatattagcatattgtgcgtatataagcataggataggttaggttaggagttcaggttctgttggcgattatttatatttctagaacgtgggtgaagcatttacagcgttgtggttcgaacacaagtcgtcagtgaagcacttgttccggaagtgttcggacgtcatcagttgtgcgtcgtgtgtaaaccgcttttcattcataaacagctggaggtttggcgggtggatggaatcacttttgggtctttgtttggaggacgggctgtaaaattgacgaatgcgaatttggggtcgaccgctggctggaatgaacttggtctgaggacggcttGCAttccgggtgcatggaatggactttaagCTTTTGTTTAGAGGACAGGCTGTGTCAGGTCacaaaacagcccgtcctcgcatactgacatccaagctcgttaatccagcccccAAACCCCCCgtatatgaatgaaaagcggtttacacacgacttagaactgatgacgtccgaacacttccggaacaagtgcttcgctcacgtcctctacaATTATATATAACAATTCTGTAAATAGAACTACAATTCTCTAAATGATTCATCCACATACTTCAAGTATAAATAATAGCCAACAGAACCtatatatctaacctaacctatgcctaaatataCGTAGAAttcttatatataataattttattatatataagaattctattataattttattataattttaattatatatatatatatatatatatatatatatattataatatatatatataatatatatatatatatatatatatatatgagaacaaaccatttGCTAATACActgaatgttaaaattgatgaacgtGTCTGGGAGAggacggccgccgctttaaccagcctagtgtgaggacgggttgcctccctcacaccctccatCCTTTTCCCTTCATTCTATCTCCGTCATACCCTTCCTGTCTTTTCCTCATAATCTCTTCCCCATATACACCCTCTGCTCCTATCCTTGGCACCCACTTCCTGATACCCACTCTCTCATACCCTCTCCCTCCTCACCCTGAACACAGGGTGAGGAGGGTaggtaaatacctaacctaacctaacctagcctaacctatcctaaacCCAACTATACGTAAACCcacaatataataattatattaatttacatttcagaaacaatgaaattaattttaaaatgaaatttaatgaaaTAAAACGATGAAATTTACATTTAACGAGCAATGTGTTATTTGTTTACATTTGTAATTGGAAATATAACAAATCACACACAAGCTGCGTATCATGACGATGCTGTCAGCACAGCTCTGACAATCGTCTACAATGCTCAGAGACACACAATGAAATATAGACATGCATGAGCATACTTgctgacagcgagagagagagagagagagggagagagagagagagagagagagggggagagagagagggagagagagggggagagagagagagagagagagagagagagagagagagagagagagagtgagagagagagagagagatagagatagtgagagagagatagagagatagagagacagacagaaagacagatagaaagacagagagagagatagagagatagagatagataaatagagagagagacagagaaatacAAGACAATGACACTTCATCTTGAGAAATACTCTTGCCCGCCATCCACCGAGGAATATCTTGTTTACCAACATTGCTCACGAGGATTAAACGTGTCATCAGTATTGGTATGAATGAGAGAGTATAGCAAGTATAAGGACGAGAGCGTGTGTGGAGACAGCGGCACTGAACGCCTCTACATCACGATCCAATCTGATTCTTAAGTGTGGAAGCGCATTCCCACCCGACGGCCAGACGCTTAGAGATTACTGGATGTGACAGGGAATTCCGATCTTCTTTTGTTTATGACTGGATTGATACCGAGTACCGCCATACTGCCGCTGCGGCTGTTGCTATTGCTGTTTTAGCTGATTCTGCTGTTACTACTGCCGCTGCTCTCcaaggatttatatatatatatatatattatatatatatatatatatatatatatatatatatttaaaaaaggggtaccacctctggtgcaagtgtagggacccatagcctcgaagaagaaaataaagagcactcagagaagaccttgtggatcctcactgaacacttcgatattttcttctcctaccacccctattcttttggtatgtgtgtataattTATTTGTaagtgtcattacacaaaaatggttacaacattggttacatgcatttcccccgtcccatcccaaatccgtatactGACCCATTCACAGTGCTATTTAGCCGTAATGATTTGGCGCTTTCCTCTGACAATTCCCTCTTCTTCGGTCGATAGAGcatcggcacacacacacacacacacacacacacacacacgctcgagtccagggttcgagtctgctAGAACCCTGGTGAATGTTTACAGAACTCTACATCAAGGCTAACAAGACGTACTAAAGACCGTCCCCATTCCTCACTCACTGGCACCTTCGGCCCAACTTCCATTGTAATTTAAAATCAAAATGGAACTCTTGATATATATAAAACAGAACTGGAATCCAGGTCTAATTACATTCCTGCCCTTCAAAAATCTACAGAAATTTGAAGTAATATTTTTTTCTATGTCTGTCTCGAATTACTGATACACTGGACGGAATTAACATTCTTCCTCTATAATGAACTTAGCAAAGTGAAGACAAAGTTTTGGTGTAAACATCTTGTTTGAATTCTATTCATCTGGACCCTATAGGAGATTCGAACCATGAACTTCACGCAGGTAAAGCAGAAGTTTTTTTTTATCCACTCAGCTATGTGTTTTATCTCTGACTCTCCTCTGATTGCAGCATCCTGATGCAATGCTCTGATTGGCGCCACTCACCTCACGATAATATCACTTCAAGTTCCTTACATTTGTTATATATTTACTCTATTATTTGACCTCTATTGTTCCAGGATGGTTATAGGGAATAGTAGCATTCAGGCTTCCAGTAGCAGAGGTTTATAACTTCCAGTACTATAGCTTACAGTACTATAGCTTCCAGTACTATAACTTCCAGTACTATAGCTTCCAGTACTATAGCTTCCAGTACTATAGCTTCCAGTACTATAGCTTCCAGTACTATAGCTTCCGGTACTATAGCTTCCAGTACTATAGCTTACAGTACTATAGCTTCCAGTACTATAGCTTCCAGTACTATAACTTCCAGTACTATAGCTTCCAGTACTATGGCTTCCAGTACTATAGCTTCCAGTACTATAGCTTCCAGAACTATAGCTTACAGTACTATAGCTTCCAGTACTATAGCTTCCAGTACTATAGCTTCCAGTACTATAGCTTCCAGTACTATAGCTTCCGGTACTATAGCTTCCAGTACTATAGCTTCCAGTACTATAGCTTCCAGTACTATAGCTTACAGTACTATAACTTCCAGTACTATAGCTTCCAGTACTATAGCTTCCAGTACTATAGCTTCCAGTACTATAGCTTCCGGTACTATAGCTTCCAGTACTATAGCTTCCAGTACTATAGCTTCCAGTACTATAGCTTCCAGTACTATAGCTTCCAGTACCATAGCTTCCAGTAATATAGCTTTCAGTAGTTTAAACTACGACACCTGCACAAGGTCAGGATATTTCGTCCTGCTAAACACAGATGTTGTACACATCTTGTAGCTCACACAACTCACAAAGAAATACTTGCTCACATCACGTGGCTCTCAACATTTAAGACGACTTAAGTAACAACTCTCAAGTGTTCACTTATCTTCAATTATTACTTGGGAATATTATACAATTTCGTGGTTCCTTACATTACACCTTACTTATAAAATCTGCACTTTTTAATTAAATGTACTTATATATGTGTTTGGGTAGCGgctcaagatttttttttttactaaggctcagattcacgaagcagttacgcaagtacttacgaacctgtacatcttttctcaatctatggcagttttgtttacaattattatacagttaatgagcttcgaagcaccaggaggctgtttataacaataacaacagttgattgacaagttttcatgcttgtaaaccgtttaataaatgtaaccaaagccgtcaaagattgaggaaagatgtacacgttcgtaagtgcttgcgtaactgcttcgtgaatctggcccctggttcgtaagtacttgcgacactgcttcgtgaatctgacctccAGTTCAACATTTAAAACGATTTCTTCTTCCTACATTAATGCAGGAAAATTTGTTATAAAATTCAGTTTGCACTTTCTTATCAATAATACATTCGCAAATCTATACCTGCAATTGCATATACTATACCAGTAAACATTTTTACTGGTTGCAAATTTGCATAAATCGTTGCAGGCGAtgcctgggttatcttgaggttatcttgagatgatttcggggctttagtgtccccgcggcccggtcctcgaccaggcctccacccccagcaagcagcccgtgacagctgactaacactcaggtacctattttactgctaggtaacaggggcatagggtgaaagaaactctgcccattgtttctcgccggcgcgagAATGCACACATGTATTGCATACATGCACACATGTATTGCATACATGcgtaaaatttatttaaaattatatacataaatacacatttttATCTTTGTCAAGGTAAGATAGATGCTATAGAAACTAGTgagttattaagcacttaaccacagaGGGTGATTAAGGTGCTCTTACAAGCTGACGATTGTTACATAATACATAACTAATATATTAAATAGTCAATGCGAGGTACAAgtccagtatatcatcaagtgttacaGTATTGAGACGGTATATTTCAGAGTTTAGCATATCTCAAcccccgaggggggggggggctgcgtaTACCTGTATAATGACAGCTTGGGTGGTGGTGTATACCTGTATAATGACAGCTTGGAATACAAGCCCAACAACCTCACGCCAGTTGACTAAACATTATTATTCTCCTAACACCAAACTCATAAAATTCCAGCTATCGCCTTACACTTCGTGGCGCAGCTGcctttgttatcttgaggttatcttgagatgatttcggggctttagtgtccccgcgtagCTGGGAACAGCTAAAGCAAAGCTGGGACACTTGTTACTGTACCTGGCTGTAATATTTCTATGAAATTCATAATAGCTATTGATATTATACGTAAATATTATGACTGTACACTAAATAGTCTCGCCTTGCAGGTAAACTAAATTTGTTGATCCAAGAAGTTGCCAAAACGCTTCGAATTAGAACTATTGCTTGCATCAGCACATATATTTATGATACAGCAGGGCTAATGATGTCATTGGATATCAAATAAATACAGTGGCATGTTAAATTCTATTTAAATGTGTTTTTAAGTAGATTTCTATATTAAAGTTTAAATCATGTttgattatttttttatttttttttttttgttggagaGATAATTGGCAGAAACTTTGCCATGCTTGAGTACACATCCACAACAATAGGTATGGGTAAGAAACTTTGCCATGCTTGAGTACACATCCACAACAATAGGTATGGGTAAGAAACTTTGCCATGCTTGAGTACACATCCACAACAATAGGTATGGGTAATTAGGAGAAAGTTGATGAATTATAACAGCCCAAAACCATTGAGCAAACGTTTCACTAGTTCTTCCTAAGTAATTTGGTTAATAATTTTTATACTCAGACGCCTCGGTTTCAGAGCTATTCTCGTCTATCCTACATACTGGTCAATGTTTTCAACTCGGTAATATACATTAAAATTTTAGTTTATATAATTTGTTATAAATTTTAAAATGTGTAAATTTGGTCCAtaattctgggggggggggggcatgattttttttttacatcaaaTAGATATATTTTGAATACTTTGATATAACAAGAATTGAGGTCAGATGTTTTATTGATAGGTTagtgtaataaatacaaattagtTTAAAATCTTTTAATTGATTCAGAGTTTTGAAAATGTTGACATTATGTTGAAAATTGTGTTTTTTATTTTACAAAGCTGAAACCTCTACCAGTAAGAGACTTTACGAATTCAATTTTCTTAAAAAAGTTTCATTGAAATTGAGGCTACAATTTATAAAGTGGCCCCAGGCACTTGTAAACCATCAAGTTATAAAGTGGCCTCAGGTGCCTGTAAACCAAGCTATAAAGTGGTCCCAGGCGCCTGTAAACCAAGTTATAAAGTGGCTTCAGGTGCCTGTAAACCAAGTTATAAAGTGACCTCAGGCGCCTGTAAACCAAGTTATAAAGTGGCTTCAGGTGCCTGTAAACCAAGTTATAAAGTGACCTCAGGCGCCTGTAAACCAACAAGTTATAAAGTGGCTTCAGGTGCCTGTAAACCAAGTTATAAAGTGACCTCAGGCGCCTGTAAACCACCAAGTTATAAAGTGGTCCCAGGCGCCTGTAAACCACCAAGTTATAAAGTGGTCCCAGGCGCCTGTAAACCAACAAGTTATAAAGTGGTCCCAGGCGCCTGTAAACCAACAAGTTATAAAGTGGTCCCAGGCGCCTGTAAACCAACAAGTTATAAAGTGGTCCCAGGCGCCTGTAAACCACCAAGTTATAAAGTGGTCCCAGGCGCCTGTAAACCAAGTTATAAAGTGGTCCCAGGCGCCTGTAAACCACCAAGTTATAAAGTGGCCTCAGGCGCCTGTAAACCACCAAGTTATAAAGTGGTCTCAGGCGCCTGTAAACCACCATGTTATAAAGTGGTCCCAGGCGCCTGTAAACCACCAAGTTGAAGAGTATTTCCGTCTGGGTCAGGAAGAGGAGTAGTGATCTGACTCACGCTTCTGGCCGGACGAAGAGGGTGTTATGTGGAGAGAAGCGGCGATCACTTTACTGTTTGGGATGTCTGAAAGAATTTAAGTGAAAAGTGTAGACGGAGCTCCGAGGTGACAGAGACGGAGCTTTGAGGTGACAGAGACGGAGCTTTGAGGTGACAGAGACGACGAAAGAACTCTTTAGTGCAACAAGTAGAGTTCCCATGACCAAACTTGTGACCAGTACAACACAAATCGGTAAATAGCAAATGTTTTAAgctaagaatgtgtgtgtgtgtgtgtgtgtgtgtgtgtgtgtgtgtgtgtgtgtgtgtgtgtgtgtgtgtgtgtgtgtgtgtgtgtgtactcacctagttgtactcacctagttgtgtttgcgggggttgagctctggctctttggtcccgcctctcaaccgtcaatcaacaggtgtacagattcctgagcctatcgggctctgtcatatctacacttgaaactgtgtatggagtcagcctccaccacatcaccccctaatgcattccatttgtcaaccactctgacactaaaaaagttctttctaatatctctgtggctcatttgggcactcagtttccacctgtgtcccctagtacgtgtgccccttgtgttaaatagactgtctttatctaccctatcaatccccttcagaatcttgaatgtggtgatcatgtcccccctaactcttctgtcttccagcgaagtgaggtttaattcccgtagtctctcctcgtagctcatacctctcagctcgggtactagtctggtggcaaacctttgaaccttttccagtttagtctttgtgtgtgtgtgtgtgtgtgtgtgtgtgtgtgtgtgtgtgtgtgtgtgtgtgctcacctattcacctatttgtgcttgcaggatcgagcattgactcttggatcccgccttttctgccatcggttgtttacagcaatgactcctgtcccatttccctatcatacctaattttaaaagtatgaatagagtttgcttccttcCAGTCCTTAAATCATCTGAGAGACTTCAAGTGGTAATTGTTCTGtgccctgtcccccccccccagctctcacCGTTCATGTATTTCCTCGCCTCGTTAGGTCGCTGTACCAGCCCAGACAATAACACGTCTCCTATGTAATGAATCAAGTTCATTCCCAGAAATATTTCCTTCCAATGGATATAATTGTGGCAATtaataacccgccaaacacacacaccgaaactacgacgttggtacaacgttcgaacaagttttaacacctcctaaccagttataacaaccaatatagcaagttgtaacaacgttctaatacgtcataaacacgttaagccaagatgtaacaattttattacaagttgtaacaagcggaaaatagagtttcggtttgtgtttccagggtgatcTGCCCCCATGAGAATACCTGTATACTTGTGCTCAGATTTCATCTGAGGATCAGGCAAGTTTTTCTCTTTATCTTTCAGGTGTTCTATTGAAGCCCCGAGATCATTTTCTTGCAGGTAAGACAGAAGCTTATCAACTACAATTACCGACATAGGTCTGGTATATCTACATAAACATTTTCTACTTTTATAAGTCTAAGGTCCTGTGACTTATAAAGTTAGTCACAGGTAAATAAGTAGGTGATAGGatttgtaaagcaccctaaacatATCTAAGAACCCAGATATGTTTAAGGTGATCTGTGAGTTATAAGTTGAAGATTCTCCATAATTTGGTTAGTTACGACGGATTTTGGGAACCCACATATAAACAATCCTGAGGTATTAAATTAGGTCCATTATTACTACGTGTTAGCTGTGTTGCTGGTAAGGGTCCAGCTGTGTTGGACTTTGCCAGCAGTGTTTTGACTCCATGTTGGTTGTCAAAACATTTGCTGTTGCACCTAGTGCTGTTGCACCTAGTGCTGTTGCACCTAGTGCTGTTGCACCTAGTGCTGTTGCACCTAGTGCTGTTGCACCTAGTGCTGTTGCACCTAGTGCTGTTGCACCTAGTGCTGTTGCACCTAGTGCTGTTGCACCTAGTGCTGTTGCACCTAGTGCTGTTGCACCTAGTGCTGTTGTACTAGAAGCCAAGAACATTCCTGCAGTCTCCCGAGACTGCAGGATGCCTAATAATACTACTATTACTATATCTTGCAATACTGCACGAATGCGGTTGACTTCTGTGGCTTAAGGGCTGTAGTCAGCATTAATCCCTCAGCATTATCGAGTATATGGGcttgggcttaaggcctatcaaccgctaaagggctattaaggccactgcaattgcttactgaccaaccagttgCAAGTATACCTTTTAACCCTAAACACAGTTCAGGGATATAtagtaaactctcagtgtatactcACTGAGAATCGAATGACtcctctgtgtgtatatatccctCGTTCCTGTGGGATatatgcctggttgatacctggttgatggggttctgggagttgttctactcccccaagcccggcccgaggccaggcttgacttgtgagagtttggtccaccaggctgttgcttggagcggcccgcaggcccacatagccaccacagcccggttggtccggcactccttggaggaataaatctagtttcctcttgaaaatgtccacggttgttccggcaatattagaACTCGAGAATTCCTGTGTATGTTCTTAGAGCCTGTGTATGTTCTTAGAGCCTGTGTATGTTCTTAGAGTCTGTGTATGTTCTTAGAGCCTGTGTATGTTCTTAGAGCCTGTGTATGTTCTTAGAGCCTGTGTATGTTCTTAGAGCCTGTGTATGTTCTTAGAGCCTGTGTATGTTCTTAGAGCCTGTGTATGTTCTTAGAGCCTGTGTATGTTCTTAGAGCCTGTGTCTGTTCTTAGAGCCTGTGTATGTTCTTAGAGCCTGTGTATGTTCTTAGAGCCTGTGTATGTTCTTAGAGCCTGTGTCTGTTCTTAGAGCCTGTGTATGTTCTTAGAGTCTGTGTCTGTTCTTAGAGTCTGTGTATGTTCTTAGAGCCTGTGTATGTTCTTAGAGCCTGTGTATGTTCTTAGAGCCTGTGTCTGTTCTTAGAGCCTGTGTATGTTCTTAGAGCCTGTGTATGTTCTTAGAGCCTGTGTATGTTCTTAGAGCCTGTGTATGTTCTTAGAGCCTGTGTATGTTCTTAGAGCCTGTGTATGTTCTTAGAGCCTGTGTCTGTTCTTAGAGCCTGTGTATGTTCTTAGAGCCTGTGTATGTTCTTAGAGCCTGTGTATGTTCTTAGAGCCTGTGTATGTTCTTAGAGCCTGTGTATGTTCTTAGAGCCTGTGTATGTTCTTAGAGCCTGTGTATGTTCTTAAAGCCTGTGTATGTTCTTAAAGCCTGTGTATGTTCTTAAAGCCTGTGTATGTTCTTAAAGCCTGTGTCTGTACATATGTTCCAGATCTCCCTCTTGGTTGACATGGTGCTGGGCTTAACACCAGTCAACCTCTGAAGGAATATTAAGTCCCCCACAAGCCCTTACTGGCCAGCCAGTACTGTCTACAAGTCCTGGACATATATACTCTACAAATGAAGTAGACTACGTGTATACACAGAGAGTCTGGGTATACCTCTCTGTGTAACCCCCATCTTCCTCCCTTCAAAGCTTTCACCACCTCCAATATCTTTCTTTACCAATTTATTCACAAATCATTTTAAAATGCAAAAGAGACTGTCACTATTTTCTGGGTCGGAGCAGGTGCGGGCTCCAGATCCAAGGCCATTTTTCCGATTTGTTATAATGAATTTggaacattttttatttttttgttattttctacctcagacgtggccagacatttacaaatgctaaccagcatatatatatatattttttcttctgtCATGGTTGGCAACCATCAGCCCTGTTTAACCATGAATGGCGGTGGTGATTGCACTTTACAGGAGTGGATGGtggatttcttatacacataatgcaTTTAATATTGTAGATGaaaagttacaataacgtggctgaaacgtGTTgatcaatccacacactagaaattgaagagacgacgacgacgtttcggtccgtcctggaccacaatcgacttgattacggtccaggacggaccgaaacatcgtcgtctctccaatttctagtgtgtggtttggtcaacaaaataATGTAACTTATACATAATCAGAAAAGAAATAAGTAGTGAGAACTTAATAGAATTACGCTATGAGGACGAAATTGAGAATTTTCTGATAAAGTCAATGCAGAAAAAGGCAGTGTTTCTTGCcatttttttattgatatatacaaaagttcttacattcttgtacagccactagttcgtgtagcgtttcgggcaggtccttaatcctatggtccctggaatacgatccccgccgcgaagaatcgtttttacaaccaagtaccaatattactgttgagttaaacagaggctacagttaaggatttgcgcccagtcaatcctccccggccaggatacgaaccaaggacaagggctcgcggaacgccaggcgagagtCTTACCACTGAGCCACGGAGACTGTTATTTCTTCGTTAACGTCTAGTACGTGTTTAATAAAACACGTACTAGACGTTATGAGAATATAATCTCCTACCAAAATGAGAATATAATCTCTCATTTTGGTAGGAGATTATCACAATTACTTCTTTATTTAATACAGCAAGATTACCATGAAGTCAAACGTGGTAACACGTAAGGTATTTATTGCCGTTAGTAAATCTTATCAATAAAAAGAAAAGAAGGAACACAgtcttacaagaatgtaagaactcttgtatttgtaaatacataaatacaaataaatacaaattaCTGGCTCCTGAGAGCTGAGCACAGGTGTCCCAGCCTTGTGCTGGGATTCTGagagctagattcacgaagcagttacgcaagtacttacgaaccaggggccagattcacgaagcagttacgcaagcacttacgaacgtgtacatctttcctcaatctttgacggctttggttacatttattaaagagtttacaagcatgaaatcttgccaaccaactgttgttattgttataaacagcctcctggtgcttcggagctcattaactgtttaatatttgtaaacaaagccgccaaagattgagaaaaagatgtacaggttcgtaagt
This sequence is a window from Procambarus clarkii isolate CNS0578487 chromosome 36, FALCON_Pclarkii_2.0, whole genome shotgun sequence. Protein-coding genes within it:
- the LOC123756243 gene encoding uncharacterized protein; this translates as MNFTQGIVAFRLPVAEVYNFQYYSLQYYSFQYYNFQYYSFQYYSFQYYSFQYYSFQYYSFRYYSFQYYSLQYYSFQYYSFQYYNFQYYSFQYYGFQYYSFQYYSFQNYSLQYYSFQYYSFQYYSFQYYSFQYYSFRYYSFQYYSFQYYSFQYYSLQYYNFQYYSFQYYSFQYYSFQYYSFRYYSFQYYSFQYYSFQYYSFQYYSFQYHSFQ